Genomic segment of Primulina tabacum isolate GXHZ01 chromosome 11, ASM2559414v2, whole genome shotgun sequence:
attttGGTTTCTCTCTTTTTCTGTCCTAAATTGTGATTAGGATGACGTATATTTTATGTTCACTCAAGTAACATCTTGTGCTTAAACAAACTCCATCTATCGCACCAACTCAAACACCCCTTATAACATCAATTTTGGCTTATTGTTTAACATCAGCGATAAAAAAAGATGATACACAAAATCGTAGTTATCGGATATTGTATAGATAGATAAATAGTTTGTTTCCTGTTACATTTTGAATCAAAATGTCGCACTAAAAAGTGGGTAAAGAAAATTATTTAGAGTACACCATCATGCATGACTTCTTCTCAAGGCAAAAGCACGAAAATAGAAGCAATTTCCACATCAAGAATACCTTGTACAGATTATGCTAAAGCTGAGGACGAATGCAGGATGTGCTATGTGGAAGACAAAATAAATGAAAAGCTAAAACATAATGTGATTTAAGAACTGAGATGACCTCCCCCAAAGCCAAGCTCGTGTAATTTTTTCTCTTAATTACTTCCATTTCCCATCTTTGTAGCACATGCGATTCCATGCAGTTTGAGCAGAGCACCTTAATGGCGCAGTGATTTAATAAAAATCCATCCATGTTATGTTTGAAGACTGTAACTGTGAATATACTACAGTCCAAGAAGTAAGATATGCGCGGAACAATCATATAGAGTTGCATTCCAACACTAtagtatatgtgtgtgtgtgtgtgtgtgtgtgtgtgtgtgtgtgtgtgtgtgttcccTCGACTTCAGAACAAACTCAGTAATCATACTGTCATAGCAAGTCCTTCAGTGTAGTTCTCTCAACTCTGACTGGTTGTTTCAGCTCCTATATGTCACAACTCACAACAAATGTATCAATCGACCGATAAAACATTTACCCCTGTTCCTCAAAAAGATACTGACAGCAAAGGTATTAGTACCTGAATGTGGATGTTACTTTCTTCTTCACACTGATGCAGTGGCATTCCTCTCTGATCATACAGAATAAGCCCACTAAATCTCGGAAGCTCGCACTTTTCACCCATTAGAATTGGCCTCTGCCACACGGCGGAAGTCGAGTTATGACTCTGCCACCCTACATCCGATCCTTCAAGATTTCTTCCCACGAGCAACGGAGTCGGTGTCTCTCTTTGACTCCCTCTAAAATATCTGTCCTCCCCCCATTTGCTCCGCCCGCTCCACCTTACCGATCCCATTAGAGCCTTCTTCAAGGAGTCCCACCGCCTGTATACTGGAGGCTCAGCCGCCAAGACATCCCCGCATGGTTCTTGATTCGAAATATCAACCCCTTTTTGCCTACATTTCGATCTTCTCTTCAGTGCTGTCACTACACATACAGTGATCACCAAGATTGAAATGCATGAAAACAATGCAATAGCCTTCTGTGTTGATAGCTTCCATTTATCTTCCAAATCCCACAGTGCTTCCATTTATTCTACGATTGTTTTGGATTTTTAAGGTAATTTTAAGATGTTTTTCTTTGTTGGGATCCTTAAAAAACAATTAAGTAGACTTCGTGTTATTCTTGAAGGCTCCATGTGAGAATCACCGATGGTTTGGGCCGTTGGATTATGATCTGTTGGCCATGATAGTGTATTATTAGGTTATTATTAGCCGTTGGAAATCAATGGCTTCACCGTTCGAAGTAACTTTATGAATTTAATTCAGTCACGGGCCGTTCAAGAATTCAACAAGCATAACCCAACTTTTGTTTTTTGGGTAAATTACATACGACCTctataaaatatcaaaatagccAATTAAGTACTTGTCAAAATAAATAGACACTTAACCTattatgcttttaaaaaaaaagttcaaATAATCTCAATGTCACAATTTTATATGTATGTACTTTTAATACTTCCCACAATATATCATTCATATTCACAACACacttattttataataaatgtaATGTGAAACGAGTCTATCCTagccatatttacaataataagtaatacttttgatataaaaaataataatttttaataagtgataaaatagtaaatctgttttacaaaattaaattgtgagaccgtatcacagtAAATTTTGTGTTTGTTTTATTAGCTTTTTTATGATTTCATTGTATGCAATTTACCCCTTTTTTTTCCAAACAAAAACGGTACCCCAACTTAACATTAAGCAAATGCCATATATTATTAGATTAGAAAATTGCAAAGGACTAAATGTGTATGTTTTTCGCTTTCACTCAAATTAGGCGCCAAGGTGGTGTTAATTTGACGCGAAATGAAAATTGAGCAACCTTGGCCGGAATCCCATTCAAAACAcaccaattaatttatttttcaaatgaaATTTCATACCACCGCCAAATTTTCGATCCCACCACCAATTCTTGCTTTCCGCTACCTTCAAAATCTCTAAAAAGTTTACTAAACACCCGAAGATTTAATACTCCCCGCCGATTACTTTCTGCAATTTCCGAGCACCAAATTCTCTTTCCATCCCCTGAAATGGAAGGCAAGTTTCATGGCCTACCTCCTCTCAAACGATTCAGGCTCATGCAGCAAGTCGTAgaggaagaaaaagaaaatattccCCTGAATCAGAAAATTGAAAATCCCATGACCCATTCATGCCTTCCCGCGAAAAAGCGTAAAGAATGCCGAAATTCACCCCCTTTTCTTCTCGATTCCACCAACAATGCTAAGTTCTGCTTGCCAGCCAAGAAAAGGGTCTGGGCAATTCAACCCTTTGACCTCAACCTTGAATACAAATCATCCTTTGATTTTGATGAACAGGAAATCCTGCCTGATAACCAGGATTTGTCACCTGGAAACATCAACCATGACGTTGGAATTGAGGAAGAAAATGTGGAAACAGAAGCAAATTGCATAAATGAAGAAAGCGACGGGATTGTTTGCGCTGTGTGTGAAAGCACAGATGGGGATCCAAAGGACCCCATCGTGCTATGTGACGGCTGTGATCTAATGGTTCACACCACATGCTACGGTCATCCTTTCACTAACGGCGTACCTGACGGTGAATGGTTCTGCGCCCAATGCTTAGCTACAAGGTCATCCCAGAGTTTCTCCCGCAAACCAGAAATTTGTTGCTGCCTCTGTTCTTTGTCTGGTGGGGCGCTGAAGCCCACAGCTGACAGCAAGTGGGCTCATCTAGTTTGTGCAATTTACGTGCCGGAAGTGTTTTTCAGCGACCCCGACGGCAGAGAAAGCATCGATTGCAGCAAGATACCGGAGAGAAGATGGAAGCAAGAGTGTTACGTTTGTGTGTCGAAAAAGGGGTGCGTG
This window contains:
- the LOC142518984 gene encoding uncharacterized protein LOC142518984; translated protein: MEALWDLEDKWKLSTQKAIALFSCISILVITVCVVTALKRRSKCRQKGVDISNQEPCGDVLAAEPPVYRRWDSLKKALMGSVRWSGRSKWGEDRYFRGSQRETPTPLLVGRNLEGSDVGWQSHNSTSAVWQRPILMGEKCELPRFSGLILYDQRGMPLHQCEEESNIHIQELKQPVRVERTTLKDLL
- the LOC142518655 gene encoding uncharacterized protein LOC142518655, producing MEGKFHGLPPLKRFRLMQQVVEEEKENIPLNQKIENPMTHSCLPAKKRKECRNSPPFLLDSTNNAKFCLPAKKRVWAIQPFDLNLEYKSSFDFDEQEILPDNQDLSPGNINHDVGIEEENVETEANCINEESDGIVCAVCESTDGDPKDPIVLCDGCDLMVHTTCYGHPFTNGVPDGEWFCAQCLATRSSQSFSRKPEICCCLCSLSGGALKPTADSKWAHLVCAIYVPEVFFSDPDGRESIDCSKIPERRWKQECYVCVSKKGCVIDCSEPNCKLAFHVTCGLKAELCIEYRQRKNRGAVVAAFCAAHTDLWKKQVQTGKFKIVARDDHN